A genomic window from Flavobacterium johnsoniae includes:
- a CDS encoding pseudouridine synthase, which yields MLEILYQDEYIIAINKPSGLLVHKSFYARDAKVYAIQELRNQIGQHVYPIHRLDRKTSGILLFALDKEVLKIMNDCFATREVEKKYLAILRGWSPEELTIDYDLINDDDIKQNAITYFHRLQNAEVALAFNNKPTSRYCLVEAIPETGRMHQLRKHFKHIFHPILGSRPHGCNKQNKLWLENFDLKGMMLHAHQLVFNHPINNEQLILNAKVNEEFSRVGTILNLDLSKYQ from the coding sequence ATGTTAGAAATTCTTTACCAAGACGAATATATTATTGCCATTAATAAACCAAGCGGATTGTTGGTTCACAAATCATTTTATGCGCGCGATGCAAAAGTTTATGCCATTCAGGAATTGAGAAATCAAATTGGGCAGCACGTTTATCCTATTCATCGGTTAGACCGCAAAACATCTGGCATTTTGTTATTTGCATTAGACAAAGAAGTTCTGAAAATTATGAATGATTGTTTTGCCACACGCGAAGTCGAAAAAAAATATTTAGCCATTTTACGCGGCTGGTCACCCGAAGAACTTACGATTGATTATGATTTAATTAATGATGATGACATTAAACAAAATGCTATAACATACTTTCATCGTTTGCAAAATGCCGAAGTTGCGTTAGCATTTAACAACAAACCTACTTCACGATATTGTCTGGTAGAAGCGATTCCAGAAACTGGACGTATGCATCAATTACGAAAACATTTCAAACATATTTTTCATCCCATTTTAGGAAGTCGACCGCATGGTTGCAACAAACAAAATAAATTGTGGCTAGAGAATTTTGACTTAAAAGGAATGATGCTTCATGCACATCAGTTAGTTTTCAATCATCCGATCAATAATGAACAATTAATTTTGAATGCAAAGGTTAATGAAGAGTTTAGCAGAGTTGGTACTATTCTTAATCTGGATTTGAGTAAGTATCAATAG
- a CDS encoding MFS transporter, whose amino-acid sequence MLEKEKSIYTLQFILLCLSSLLFSSSFNMMIPELPNYLSSLGGAEYKGLIISLFTLTAAISRPFSGKLTDKWGRVPVMAIGSSVCVICGFLYPILSSVSGFLLLRLVHGFSTGFKPTSTSAYVADIIPQKRWGEALGMHGLCFGIGGALGPALGSMIVNAFGMNVMFYASSFLAFLSIIIVFNMKETLAVKEKLNKSMFYIGRKDIVDKNVFPAGIITFLSYTAFGIILTLIPDWSEHLGATNKGIFFTAFTVASVLVRFVAGKVSDRHGRLKVILAGLIITSIALFVISQGRDIQMLLIGAGIYGTGTGILSPAISAWTIDMSNPDHRGKAVATMYISMELGIGSGALLGGTYYNDQINRIPQIIRFDILVLVLGVFYLFYWRRNKNKKLKV is encoded by the coding sequence ATGTTAGAAAAAGAAAAATCAATCTATACGCTTCAATTTATTTTACTTTGTTTAAGTTCTTTGCTGTTTTCTTCTAGTTTCAATATGATGATTCCAGAACTTCCAAATTACTTAAGCAGTTTGGGAGGAGCAGAATACAAAGGTTTAATCATTTCTTTATTTACTTTAACGGCGGCAATTTCAAGACCTTTTAGCGGTAAATTGACAGACAAATGGGGACGTGTTCCAGTTATGGCAATCGGATCTTCGGTTTGTGTAATTTGCGGATTTCTGTACCCGATTTTAAGTTCTGTTTCTGGATTTCTGTTGCTTCGTTTAGTTCATGGTTTTTCAACAGGATTTAAACCGACATCAACATCTGCTTACGTAGCCGATATTATTCCGCAGAAAAGATGGGGAGAAGCCTTAGGAATGCACGGATTATGTTTCGGTATCGGAGGCGCACTTGGACCAGCATTAGGAAGTATGATTGTAAATGCTTTCGGAATGAATGTAATGTTTTATGCTTCATCATTTCTTGCATTTTTATCGATTATTATTGTTTTTAATATGAAAGAAACGCTTGCTGTAAAAGAGAAACTTAACAAGTCTATGTTTTATATTGGACGAAAAGATATTGTAGATAAAAATGTATTTCCAGCAGGAATTATTACTTTTTTGTCTTATACCGCCTTCGGAATTATTTTAACCTTGATTCCAGATTGGAGTGAACATCTTGGTGCGACAAATAAAGGTATATTTTTTACAGCATTTACCGTTGCTTCGGTTTTGGTTCGTTTTGTTGCAGGAAAAGTTTCAGACAGACACGGAAGACTAAAAGTGATCTTAGCGGGATTAATCATCACTTCTATCGCACTTTTTGTAATTAGTCAAGGAAGAGATATTCAGATGCTATTAATTGGAGCAGGAATTTATGGAACTGGCACTGGAATTTTATCACCAGCAATTAGCGCCTGGACCATTGATATGAGTAATCCTGACCACCGAGGAAAAGCAGTTGCGACCATGTATATTTCAATGGAACTCGGAATTGGGAGCGGTGCTCTTTTAGGAGGAACTTACTATAACGATCAAATTAATCGTATTCCTCAAATTATTAGATTTGATATTTTGGTGCTAGTTTTGGGAGTTTTTTATCTGTTTTATTGGCGTAGAAATAAAAATAAAAAGCTAAAGGTTTAA